The following coding sequences lie in one Miscanthus floridulus cultivar M001 chromosome 9, ASM1932011v1, whole genome shotgun sequence genomic window:
- the LOC136479475 gene encoding uncharacterized protein, producing the protein MPCPPMDATSPVTAKKMSRGAGKKPSRSSSSSSSSWMARSMGFYYPSSTSNKDRAHRAPAAATDSKNSNGEKQSNGSSSGKKKRSISIGRSMTCAGSICSTKESSVMSRDRDRGAGRSASSRSLRAPDVDAVYASTAAAISATSSFNSDTTTAATTVTTSSSSPLSSPLSSVGSSFRGVQIRKLSGCYECHSVFDPRSFAAAAAAAAAAFPCADCDEVFNKAESLELHRATRHAVSELGPEDTSRNIVEIIFQSSWLRKQAPVCKIEQILKVQSSDRTVKRFEQYKETIRERASSDQGKKNPRCVADGNELLRFHCTSFTCSLGVAGGTALCRSPSSAQCNLCSIIRDGFRVDGDGKIATMATSGRAHDMAQVLSDSDKRAMLVCRVVAGRVKKASDEKSSEDDCHFDSVSPSREGVYSDFDELFVFNPRAILPCFVVIYSGYNQ; encoded by the exons ATGCCTTGTCCTCCAATGGATGCAACGAGTCCAGTCACCGCGAAGAAGATGAGCAGAGGAGCTGGGAAGAAGCCGTCTCggtcttcgtcgtcgtcgtcgtcgtcgtggatgGCCAGGTCCATGGGGTTCTACTACCCGTCTTCCACCTCCAACAAGGACAGAGCTCATCGAGCACCAGCCGCAGCAACAGACAGCAAGAACAGCAACGGCGAGAAGCAGAGCaacggcagcagcagcggcaaGAAGAAGAGGAGCATCAGCATCGGCCGGAGCATGACGTGCGCGGGCTCCATCTGCAGCACCAAGGAGAGCTCGGTCATGAGCCGGGACCGTGACCGCGGCGCTGGACGCAGCGCCTCGAGCAGGTCTCTCAGGGCCCCCGACGTCGACGCCGTGtacgcctccaccgccgccgccatctccgcCACGTCGTCCTTCAACTCGGACACCACCACGGCGGCGACCACCGTGacgacgtcctcgtcctcgccgCTCTCGTCGCCGCTATCCTCCGTCGGGAGCTCCTTTCGCGGCGTGCAGATCAGGAAGCTCTCTGGGTGCTACGAGTGCCACTCCGTCTTCGACCCCAGGAGCttcgccgctgctgccgccgccgccgccgccgcattcCCCTGCGCCGACTGTGATGAGGTGTTCAACAAGGCAGAGTCGCTCGAGCTCCACAGAGCAACCAGGCACGCAG TTTCAGAGCTGGGGCCCGAGGACACGAGCAGGAACATCGTGGAGATCATCTTCCAGTCCAGCTGGTTGAGGAAGCAGGCGCCGGTATGCAAGATCGAGCAGATACTCAAGGTGCAGAGCAGTGACAGGACCGTGAAGAGGTTCGAGCAGTACAAGGAGACCATCAGGGAGAGGGCGAGCAGCGATCAGGGCAAGAAGAACCCTCGCTGCGTCGCCGACGGCAACGAGCTCCTCAGGTTCCACTGCACCAGCTTCACCTGCTCCCTCGGCGTCGCCGGCGGCACCGCGCTGTGCCGGTCCCCGTCGTCCGCGCAGTGCAACCTGTGCAGCATCATCAGGGACGGTTTCAG GGTGGATGGTGATGGGAAGATTGCGACAATGGCGACGAGCGGGCGCGCCCACGACATGGCTCAGGTGCTGTCGGACAGCGACAAGAGGGCAATGCTGGTTTGCAGAGTCGTTGCAGGGAGAGTCAAGAAGGCCAGTGACGAGAAGTCTTCAGAGGACGACTGTCACTTTGACTCTGTCAGCCCCAGCAGGGAAGGGGTctactcagattttgatgaacTGTTCGTGTTCAATCCTAGAGCTATACTGCCCTGCTTTGTAGTCATTTACAGTGGCTATAACCAGTAG